The Drechmeria coniospora strain ARSEF 6962 chromosome 02, whole genome shotgun sequence genome has a segment encoding these proteins:
- a CDS encoding hypothetical protein (related to UTP5 protein): protein MPASTKRKAPAKLAAPVVKSSARRPTKSSINESKASVSATDTLPSSAVDMIEISSDQASEDDVSDEEEDRESDGVNGGKDGAKPSATPLGLRGKTVGRDDADAAAEESDGEATSPSFGELLRNNEAIDVPALLQQSGAAGAVAERAKTVIVPPSHQSLTTVLTQALRTDDTDLLESCLHTTDLTTIRNTIERIDSALAGNLLTRLAARLHRRPGRAGNLMTWVQWTLVSHGGALASQPKVVHSLNGLQKVLAERAKGLNSLLVLKGKLDLLEGQMNLRKKMQQKGPGLLQQGDADDDEDAIWVEGETGASNGVRSRRNRDDDSDDDDDDDDAPPEANGFVGASDDDDDDSVDEDDDEDGDDADEPLDEDEVIHDDVDESMGEDEESDVEAAAPPSKLQKVTRSFAKRK, encoded by the coding sequence ATGCctgcgtcgacgaagagAAAGGCGCCGGCCAAGCTGGCGGCGCCCGTCGTCAAGTCGAGCGCGAGACGTCCCACCAAGAGCTCCATCAACGAGTCAAAGGCCTCCGTCTCGGCCACGGACAcgctgccgtcctcggccgtcgacatgaTCGAGATTTCGTCGGACCAGGCCAGCGAGGATGAcgtctcggacgaggaggaggaccgAGAGTCCGATGGGgtcaacggcggcaaggatggTGCGAAGCCGTCCGCCACCCCCCTCGGGCTCCGTGGCAAGACCGTCGGCcgtgacgacgccgacgccgccgccgaagagtcggacggcgaggccacctcgccctccttcggcgagctgctccgcaacaacgaggccatcgacgtgcccgccctcctccagcagtccggcgccgccggcgcggtTGCCGAGCGGGCGAAAACCGTCATCGTCCCCCCCTCGCACCAGTCCCTCACCACCGTCCTCACCCAAGCGCTCCGGACCGACGACACGGACCTCCTGGAGTCCTGCCTCCACACGACGGACCTGACGACGATTCGAAACACCATCGAGCGCATCGAcagcgccctcgccggcaacCTCCTGACCAGGCTGGCGGCCAGGCTCCACAGACGACCCGGCCGAGCCGGCAACCTCATGACCTGGGTCCAATGGACCCTCGTCTCGCACGGCggcgccttggcctcgcagCCCAAGGTCGTCCACAGCCTGAACGGTCTGCAGAAGGTCTTGGCCGAGAGAGCAAAGGGGCTCAACAGCCTCCTCGTCCTGAAAGGCAAGCTGGATCTGCTCGAGGGTCAGATGAACCTGCGAAAAAAGATGCAGCAAAAGGGCCCTGGCCTGCTGCAGcagggcgatgccgacgacgacgaggatgccatcTGGGTCGAGGGGGAGACGGGCGCGTCAAACGGTGTCCGCTCACGGAGGAATCGagacgacgacagcgacgacgacgacgacgacgacgacgctccaCCCGAGGCGAACGGCTTCGTCGGTGCctccgacgatgacgacgacgattctgtcgacgaggatgatgacgaggacggcgacgacgcagatGAACCactggacgaggacgaggtcatccacgacgacgtcgacgagtccatgggcgaggacgaggagagcgacgtcgaggccgccgcgccgccctcgaagCTGCAAAAGGTGACGAGGTCCTTTGCGAAAAGAAAGTAA